One segment of Aquimarina sp. BL5 DNA contains the following:
- a CDS encoding immunoglobulin-like domain-containing protein: protein MKKITFLIICFLLTAVVSAQDITFTFQNARNTNDGTDDFYEADVYIESSTDFKLGSGQIYFTYNIAAFGENIDGSGNFEYLQPDGAILAETYSSFPAYSSFIANDNTNSRVSTSFQQGLSSGTITANNVTSTAKHLFSIKIKYEDINEEPTVAFETGTVFLDQFFTACGPATFGLPDCTNNPGVQITNDTFDSSEATPDTTSPVISLNGDATVTVEAATTYADSGATALDDRNGDITAAIVTANPVNTSIPGVYTVTYNVNDAAGNDAVEVTREVTVVDTTVPVISLTGDAAVTVEAGSTYADAGATASDSLDGDITADIVIVNPVNTAVPGVYTVTYNVNDTAGNDAIQVAREVTVSDTTIPVISLTGNAAVIVEAGTTYSDAGATASDSFDGNITADIVTINPVNTAVPGVYTVTYNVSDAAGNDAVEVTREVTVSDTTIPVISLIGDAAVTVEAGTTYSDTGATASDSFDGDITADIVTVNPVNTAVPGLYTVTYNVSDAAGNDAVEVTREVTVSDTTIPVISLIGDAAVTVEAGTTYSDTGATASDSFDGDITADIVTVNPVNTAVPGLYTVTYNVSDAAGNDAVEVTREVTVSDTTIPVISLIGDAAVTVEAGTTYSDTGATASDSFDGDITADIVTVNPVNTNVPGVYTVTYNVSDAAGNDAIQVTREVTVSDTTIPVISLTGNAAVMVEAGTTYSDAGATASDSFNGDITADIVTVNPVNTAVPGVYTVTYNVSDAADNDAVEVTREVTVVNTSVPVITLSGNATVTVEAGTIYTDTGATARDSADGDITTAIVTVNPVDITIPGVYNITYNVTNSAGNAATEVTRQVIVVDTTLPIITLIGDDPIEIAQGEIYIDAGATAFDSLDGNITADIVTVNPVDTSLEGTYTITYNVMDTAGNTAAEVTRTVTVSALLNIEENEIESLEIYPNPTSDKLFISREVEKVIIYTITGQKILETNNNSIEMSSYRSGVYLVHIFTNKGNTVKRIMRR, encoded by the coding sequence ATGAAAAAAATTACCTTTTTGATTATATGTTTCCTTCTTACCGCTGTGGTTAGTGCGCAGGACATAACATTTACCTTTCAGAATGCCAGAAACACCAATGACGGAACAGATGATTTTTATGAAGCTGATGTTTATATCGAATCTTCTACTGATTTCAAGCTAGGATCCGGACAAATTTATTTCACCTACAATATCGCTGCTTTTGGTGAAAACATAGATGGCAGTGGAAATTTTGAATACTTACAGCCTGATGGCGCTATCTTAGCAGAAACCTATAGCAGTTTCCCAGCTTACTCGTCTTTTATCGCTAATGACAATACAAATTCTAGAGTGTCTACTTCCTTTCAACAAGGACTAAGTAGTGGTACCATTACTGCAAATAATGTAACCAGTACTGCTAAACATTTATTCAGTATAAAAATTAAGTATGAAGATATCAATGAAGAACCAACAGTTGCTTTCGAAACTGGTACTGTATTTTTAGATCAGTTCTTTACCGCTTGTGGTCCTGCAACTTTTGGATTGCCCGATTGTACAAACAACCCAGGTGTACAAATTACCAATGATACCTTTGATTCTTCTGAAGCTACTCCTGATACTACCTCACCGGTAATTTCTTTAAATGGAGACGCTACTGTTACAGTAGAGGCTGCAACTACCTATGCTGATTCAGGAGCTACTGCATTAGATGATAGAAATGGAGATATTACAGCAGCTATTGTTACGGCAAACCCAGTAAACACTTCTATTCCTGGAGTATACACGGTTACCTATAACGTAAATGATGCTGCTGGAAATGATGCAGTAGAAGTAACTAGAGAAGTAACTGTAGTAGATACAACTGTTCCTGTAATTAGTTTAACAGGAGATGCGGCAGTGACTGTCGAAGCAGGAAGCACCTACGCTGATGCTGGAGCTACAGCAAGCGATTCTTTGGATGGAGACATCACTGCAGACATTGTTATAGTAAATCCAGTGAATACTGCTGTACCAGGAGTGTATACAGTAACCTATAACGTAAACGATACAGCTGGAAATGATGCGATACAAGTAGCAAGAGAAGTAACCGTTTCTGATACGACTATCCCAGTGATTAGTTTAACAGGAAATGCAGCTGTGATTGTGGAAGCAGGAACTACGTATTCCGATGCTGGAGCAACGGCAAGTGATTCTTTTGATGGTAATATCACGGCAGACATTGTAACTATAAATCCAGTGAATACTGCTGTACCAGGAGTGTATACAGTAACTTATAACGTAAGCGATGCAGCTGGAAATGATGCTGTAGAAGTTACCAGAGAAGTAACTGTTTCTGATACAACCATCCCAGTGATTAGTTTAATTGGAGATGCCGCTGTGACTGTAGAAGCAGGAACTACATATTCCGATACCGGAGCAACGGCAAGTGATTCTTTTGATGGAGATATTACTGCAGACATTGTAACAGTAAATCCAGTGAATACTGCTGTGCCAGGATTGTACACAGTAACCTATAACGTAAGTGATGCAGCTGGAAATGATGCTGTAGAAGTTACCAGAGAAGTAACTGTTTCTGATACAACCATCCCAGTGATTAGTTTAATTGGAGATGCCGCTGTGACTGTAGAAGCAGGAACTACATATTCCGATACCGGAGCAACGGCAAGTGATTCTTTTGATGGAGATATTACTGCAGACATTGTAACAGTAAATCCAGTGAATACTGCTGTGCCAGGATTGTACACAGTAACCTATAACGTAAGTGATGCAGCTGGAAATGATGCTGTAGAAGTTACCAGAGAAGTAACTGTTTCTGATACAACCATCCCAGTGATTAGTTTAATTGGAGATGCCGCTGTGACTGTAGAAGCAGGAACTACATATTCCGATACCGGAGCAACGGCAAGTGATTCTTTTGATGGAGATATTACTGCAGACATTGTAACAGTAAATCCAGTCAACACCAATGTTCCAGGTGTATATACCGTTACCTATAACGTAAGTGATGCAGCTGGAAATGATGCAATACAAGTAACAAGAGAAGTAACCGTTTCTGATACAACTATCCCTGTGATTAGTTTAACAGGAAATGCAGCTGTGATGGTGGAAGCAGGAACTACGTATTCAGATGCTGGCGCAACTGCTTCTGATTCTTTTAATGGTGATATCACGGCAGACATTGTAACTGTAAATCCAGTGAATACTGCTGTGCCAGGAGTGTATACTGTAACCTATAATGTAAGTGATGCAGCAGATAATGATGCTGTAGAAGTAACCAGAGAAGTAACAGTAGTAAATACATCTGTACCTGTAATAACACTATCAGGTAATGCCACCGTTACCGTAGAAGCTGGAACTATTTACACAGATACAGGAGCAACTGCACGTGATTCTGCAGATGGAGACATCACAACAGCAATTGTTACCGTAAATCCAGTAGACATCACTATTCCCGGAGTGTATAACATTACCTATAATGTAACGAATTCTGCAGGAAATGCTGCAACCGAAGTCACTAGACAAGTTATTGTTGTAGATACTACCTTACCAATAATTACTTTGATCGGAGATGATCCAATAGAAATAGCACAAGGAGAAATTTATATAGATGCAGGTGCAACAGCTTTTGACTCTTTGGATGGTAATATTACAGCAGATATTGTTACTGTAAATCCAGTAGACACCTCCTTAGAAGGAACCTATACGATAACTTACAATGTAATGGATACTGCAGGAAATACCGCAGCAGAAGTAACCAGAACAGTAACTGTATCTGCTCTTCTAAATATTGAAGAGAATGAAATTGAAAGTTTAGAAATATATCCAAACCCAACCTCAGATAAATTATTCATTTCGAGAGAGGTTGAAAAAGTAATTATATACACTATTACAGGACAAAAAATACTAGAAACTAATAACAATAGTATTGAAATGTCATCATACAGATCAGGGGTCTACTTAGTACATATTTTCACAAATAAAGGAAATACGGTAAAACGAATCATGAGAAGGTAA
- a CDS encoding T9SS type A sorting domain-containing protein: MKLTNNVYKKQITLILSVFTILVTSAQDIHFTFANVQNTIDNGEYYYEADIMIESSEAFKLGSGQIYLTYNPEAFGTNISRNNRIAYTSESGYILGENYILPAYQGFIQNDNTDNRISFTFQQGVSAESITKENVTTIAKPLLHIKLKYIDATKDPLVAFEEGSVFQDQFFTACGSMLKTGAKAGFPDCANLPGIKLVHDTYDSSGASLQILSIEEQDVTAVSLYPNPAQQYFLIQGLGNIETDIYITDINGKLVQMLPSHPLQNTINISQLQTGVYFVKIDTQNSQKSYKLIKE; this comes from the coding sequence ATGAAATTAACAAATAACGTATATAAAAAACAGATTACATTGATACTATCTGTTTTCACCATCTTGGTCACTAGTGCTCAAGATATTCACTTTACTTTTGCTAATGTTCAAAACACAATTGATAATGGTGAATATTATTATGAAGCTGATATTATGATCGAAAGTTCTGAAGCTTTCAAATTAGGATCTGGACAAATTTATCTAACCTACAATCCTGAGGCATTTGGAACTAATATTTCCAGAAATAATCGAATAGCATATACATCTGAATCTGGTTATATCCTAGGGGAAAATTATATACTTCCTGCATATCAAGGTTTTATTCAAAACGATAATACTGATAATCGTATATCGTTTACCTTTCAACAAGGAGTTAGTGCTGAATCCATTACCAAAGAAAATGTTACCACTATTGCTAAACCTCTATTGCATATAAAATTAAAGTATATAGATGCTACAAAAGATCCATTGGTTGCTTTTGAGGAAGGATCAGTTTTTCAGGATCAGTTTTTTACTGCATGCGGAAGTATGCTTAAGACAGGTGCCAAGGCAGGGTTTCCCGATTGCGCTAACTTACCTGGTATAAAATTGGTTCATGATACGTATGATTCTAGTGGTGCTTCCTTGCAAATCCTAAGTATTGAAGAGCAAGATGTTACAGCAGTTAGTTTGTATCCAAATCCAGCACAACAATATTTCTTAATACAAGGACTGGGCAATATTGAAACTGATATTTATATTACGGATATCAATGGCAAATTGGTACAAATGCTACCTAGCCATCCATTACAGAACACCATTAATATTTCACAACTACAAACTGGTGTATACTTTGTAAAAATAGACACTCAAAACTCTCAGAAAAGTTACAAGTTAATCAAAGAATAA